A stretch of Eschrichtius robustus isolate mEscRob2 chromosome 6, mEscRob2.pri, whole genome shotgun sequence DNA encodes these proteins:
- the LNP1 gene encoding leukemia NUP98 fusion partner 1 isoform X2 yields MEHKDDDDDDVSFAKWMSSFWGHSWIEEDERGLRDRRGSQDSSYRKTSLPCPFPVLPSVMSSDSHPRRHSYEDQGFQCHTHMRDYRKCSGDGSFKEPLESKIRSHSKIQAFSESFEQQLCFRTKRSVSSGPESRKERNERECQALEMRSCKKVEERRSSRKEERGEAYLPALSEKGPK; encoded by the exons ATGGAGcacaaagatgatgatgatgatgatgtgtctTTTGCCAAATGGATGAGCAGCTTCTGGGGTCACAGCTGGATAGAGGAGGATGAGAGAGGACTCCGGGACCGCCGTGGATCACAAGACTCCAGTTACAGGAAAACCTCCCTGCCCTGTCCA TTTCCTGTGCTTCCCAGCGTGATGTCGTCTGACAGCCATCCTAGAAGGCATTCTTACGAGGACCAGGGATTTCAATGCCATACTCACATGCGGGATTACAGAAAATGCTCAGGGGATGGGTCATTCAAGGAGCCACTGGAATCAAAAATAAGATCCCATTCCAAAATTCAGGCATTTTCAGAGTCCTTTGAACAACAACTCTGCTTTAGAACCAAACGCTCTGTCTCTTCG GGACCTGAGagcagaaaggagagaaatgagagagaatGCCAGGCACTGGAAATGAGGTCTTGCAAGAAAGTGGAGGAAAGAAGGAGCTCTAGGAAGGAAGAGCGTGGAGAAGCATACCTGCCCGCCCTGTCTGAAAAGGGGCCCAAATAG
- the LNP1 gene encoding leukemia NUP98 fusion partner 1 isoform X1, giving the protein MEHKDDDDDDVSFAKWMSSFWGHSWIEEDERGLRDRRGSQDSSYRKTSLPCPEKAPTDQEDKISVQREICLFPVLPSVMSSDSHPRRHSYEDQGFQCHTHMRDYRKCSGDGSFKEPLESKIRSHSKIQAFSESFEQQLCFRTKRSVSSGPESRKERNERECQALEMRSCKKVEERRSSRKEERGEAYLPALSEKGPK; this is encoded by the exons ATGGAGcacaaagatgatgatgatgatgatgtgtctTTTGCCAAATGGATGAGCAGCTTCTGGGGTCACAGCTGGATAGAGGAGGATGAGAGAGGACTCCGGGACCGCCGTGGATCACAAGACTCCAGTTACAGGAAAACCTCCCTGCCCTGTCCA GAGAAAGCTCCTACTGATCAAGAAGATAAAATTTCAGTTCAACGTGAGATTTGTTTG TTTCCTGTGCTTCCCAGCGTGATGTCGTCTGACAGCCATCCTAGAAGGCATTCTTACGAGGACCAGGGATTTCAATGCCATACTCACATGCGGGATTACAGAAAATGCTCAGGGGATGGGTCATTCAAGGAGCCACTGGAATCAAAAATAAGATCCCATTCCAAAATTCAGGCATTTTCAGAGTCCTTTGAACAACAACTCTGCTTTAGAACCAAACGCTCTGTCTCTTCG GGACCTGAGagcagaaaggagagaaatgagagagaatGCCAGGCACTGGAAATGAGGTCTTGCAAGAAAGTGGAGGAAAGAAGGAGCTCTAGGAAGGAAGAGCGTGGAGAAGCATACCTGCCCGCCCTGTCTGAAAAGGGGCCCAAATAG